Part of the Aggregatilinea lenta genome, CAGCTCGGCCCGCGTGCGATCGATCAGCGCCTGGCCAATGCCCTGCCGCTGATAGTCGGCTCCGACAGCGAGGTCGGACAGGTAGCAGCAGTACGCGAAGTCGGTGATCGAGCGTGCGATGCCCGCCAGCCGGTCGCCGTCCCACGCGGTGACGATCAGGTCCGCGCCCTGGATCATGCGCCCGATGCGGTCGAGATCGTCCACGGGACGGCGCAGCCCGGCGCTGCGGAACAGGTCGGCCACCTGCTGCGCCGTGACCGGCGCGTTGACGCGGTAGGTAATCGTCATGAGCGGTTACTCCATACAGCGATTAAGTGAATCCTCGAAAGAGTTTAGCAAAAGCACCTCACCCCTGGCCCCTCTCCAATCGGATTGGAGAGGGGAAAAGGGGCCGGGGGTTAAGGGGTGAGGTGAATCACGCCAGATCTTTTCGACAAGTCACTTAGCCAGTAGCGGCCAGCGATCAGCACAGGCAAAACCACTGCTACCGGGTATGGCGCTGCAGAACGGAGGTCGGTAGGGGCTATAGCTCGTCCCTACGCCAATCTACAACCTTTGCGCTCAGTGACGCTTGTGCGCGAACAGCACCGGCGGCGGCCCGGACTCGCGCCCGGCGAGACGTTCGCCCAGATCCGATAGGCGCGCGCGCCATCCCCCGGCGCGCTGCGGCGGCTCGGCCAGGTCCAGCCCGGCGGCGTTTAGTGCGGCGCGCAGCACGCCATGATCGTGCTCGCCCAGCGCATCCATCACGGCCAGCGCCCCGCCCGACCTCAGCGCGCGCACGGCGCGTTCCAATCCGACCGGATCGGCCAGATCCAGCCCATTCTGGTAAATCAGCAGGTCGAACGCGGCGGGCGCCAACGGGGGCCGCGCCGGATCGGCCTGCACGCGGAAATAGCGCGCGATCGGGTACACGCCCAGTCCGAACTGCTCTCCGGCGCACACGTCCAGCGCGACGGTGGCGTATCCGGCCACGTCCAGCCCGTACGCCAGCCAGCCCATGCCCGCGCCGATGACCGCCGCCTCCCCCGCCGGGCCGACCGGCAGGCCACCGCTGCGCAGCCGCATCATCTCCACGTAGCGCCACAGCAGCGCCGTCGCGGCGGCCTGCTGTTCCCAGTAATCTTCCGGCGCGCCGGGCAGCGGCGTCTGCGGCAATCTCTTGAACGCGCCCTCGTCCGGCACGTGCCAGCCCGCCGCCGCGTAGTCGTCCTCGCAGGCCACCGAGCGCGCTTCGACATCCGGGGCGTGCTCCGGCGGGAACAGCCGTGCGATGCCGTCCACTAACGAATAGACGTGCGCCGGATCGTCGGCGCAATGCAGCGCGCCCTCCCGCTGGATCAGCACGGCGTGATCGATCGGGCAGGCCAGCAGCGAGGCGTAGTGACGCCCCCGGCCCTTGAACGCGCCGTTGGTGTGCGCGCTGCGCTCGAAGCCGTTGGAGTGTGGCAGGTGCACTAAGGGAGCGCCTCCTCGTCCGGCGCGGCGGTGATCGTCTCAGGGCCGAGCGCCGGAATAGCTGCGTTGTGCCGCAGCACCATCAGGAAGTGATCGCCCCAGGCGCGGAAGCCGGGCCACGTCCGCATGCGGCGATCCCAGTTTTCGAGCCGGGTGTAATGCGCCTGCCGCTGGCGATACTGCTCGTGCAGGTGCACCGGCGGCAGCCACAGCGGCAGCGCCTGCACCGACTCGACCGTGAAATAGGGCGCGACGGCAGCCGCGAACGCGCGCGGCGAATAAAACTTGACGGGCGCTTCGACGCCGCCCACGCCCGCGCGGGTCTCGTGCCAATCCGGGCCGCGCCGCAGGATCTGCCCCGGCTTGAAGCGCCGCAGGTAGTGCAGAATTTCGTAGGCGCAGTGGCGACTCATGACCGTCACCACGAACGCCGCGCCCGGCACCAGCAGCGCGTG contains:
- a CDS encoding GNAT family N-acetyltransferase yields the protein MTITYRVNAPVTAQQVADLFRSAGLRRPVDDLDRIGRMIQGADLIVTAWDGDRLAGIARSITDFAYCCYLSDLAVGADYQRQGIGQALIDRTRAELGDEVMLLLLSVPDAMTYYPRVGFEPVANGWIMQRAR